From the genome of Methylomonas sp. UP202, one region includes:
- a CDS encoding LysR substrate-binding domain-containing protein produces MNLRDLQYLIAVADLRSFGQAAERCFISQPTLSTQIKKLEDELGIQIFERTNKKVLPTELGEQIIASARRILKEQANIKELAATAQDPLSGNLRLGAFPTLASYLFPQLVPLIKHALPRIRLILVEEKSEQLLQQLRSGQLDCALLAMPIYEDFLDSQPLFDDEFLLAVHDDHPLTGKATVAADDLNGERLLLLDEGHCLRGHALQVCRTVGADEEQDVRATSLETLRQMVRAGTGITLVPRIAARAEAGLRYLPFQPPAPNRTIGLVWRKTSARDALIRELSELIRTASDLTPSL; encoded by the coding sequence ATGAATCTACGTGACTTGCAATATCTGATTGCCGTCGCCGATTTGCGCAGTTTCGGCCAAGCCGCCGAACGCTGTTTCATCAGCCAACCGACCTTGAGCACTCAAATCAAAAAGCTCGAAGACGAATTGGGTATACAAATTTTCGAACGCACCAATAAAAAGGTATTGCCGACCGAACTCGGCGAGCAAATCATCGCCTCGGCCCGACGCATCCTGAAGGAACAAGCCAACATCAAGGAATTGGCCGCCACCGCTCAAGACCCGCTGTCCGGGAATCTGCGCTTGGGCGCGTTTCCGACGTTGGCCAGCTATTTGTTTCCACAGCTGGTACCGCTGATCAAACACGCTTTACCGCGCATACGCTTAATACTGGTCGAGGAAAAATCCGAGCAGCTGTTGCAACAACTGCGTAGTGGGCAATTGGACTGCGCGTTGCTGGCAATGCCGATTTACGAGGACTTTTTGGATAGCCAGCCCCTGTTCGACGACGAGTTTTTATTGGCGGTGCACGACGACCACCCGTTAACCGGCAAGGCGACGGTCGCGGCGGACGATTTGAACGGCGAACGCTTGCTGCTACTGGACGAAGGCCATTGCTTGCGCGGTCACGCCCTGCAAGTCTGTCGGACGGTTGGCGCGGACGAGGAGCAGGACGTACGCGCCACCAGCCTGGAAACCTTGCGACAGATGGTCAGAGCCGGAACCGGCATTACCTTGGTGCCGCGTATCGCGGCGCGCGCCGAGGCCGGGCTTCGCTATCTACCGTTTCAGCCGCCGGCACCGAATCGAACGATAGGCCTGGTTTGGCGCAAGACCAGCGCCAGGGACGCGCTGATCCGCGAACTCAGCGAACTGATCCGAACTGCGAGCGACCTGACGCCGTCGCTTTGA
- a CDS encoding response regulator transcription factor has translation MNEKNQYTPSPENGYMRILLVEDDKRIVDFVQRGLKAEGYAVERAGGGQEAILLAAEGGFQVIILDLGLPDINGREVCERLRENGVETPILMLTAKDTVQDKVTGLRAGADDYMTKPFAFEELLARIEALMRRRGGELKVDAKELRIADLTLNGETHEVRRGDSPIELTPKEFALLECFMRMPGKVLSRTRILEQVWGYSADPLTNVVDVYIRQLRRKIDDDYEPKLLKTVRGFGYKMDAS, from the coding sequence ATGAACGAAAAAAACCAATATACCCCCTCCCCCGAAAACGGCTATATGCGAATCCTACTGGTCGAAGACGACAAGCGCATCGTCGACTTCGTGCAGCGCGGCTTGAAAGCGGAAGGCTATGCGGTGGAGCGGGCCGGCGGCGGCCAGGAAGCGATCTTGTTGGCCGCCGAAGGCGGCTTTCAAGTCATTATTCTCGACCTGGGCCTGCCCGACATAAACGGCCGAGAGGTTTGCGAACGTCTGCGCGAAAACGGCGTCGAAACGCCGATTTTGATGCTCACCGCCAAGGATACCGTACAAGATAAAGTCACCGGCCTGCGCGCGGGCGCCGACGATTACATGACCAAGCCCTTCGCTTTCGAAGAATTATTAGCCCGCATTGAGGCTTTGATGCGGCGACGCGGCGGCGAATTGAAAGTGGACGCCAAGGAATTGCGCATCGCCGATCTGACGCTGAACGGCGAGACCCACGAAGTCCGCCGCGGCGATAGCCCGATCGAGCTGACGCCCAAGGAATTCGCATTGCTGGAATGCTTTATGCGCATGCCCGGCAAGGTACTAAGCCGTACCCGTATTCTCGAACAAGTGTGGGGATACAGCGCCGACCCGCTGACCAATGTCGTGGACGTCTATATCCGACAATTGCGCCGAAAAATCGACGACGACTACGAGCCAAAATTGTTGAAGACCGTGCGCGGCTTCGGTTACAAGATGGACGCATCCTAG
- a CDS encoding HAMP domain-containing sensor histidine kinase — protein sequence MFRRRLTLVIAISFGFVLTMGGTMFWETNQVAGYFQRSQRAYEAFDHYQRLSLEAYRHFKERLDRLITDSPAAQAGVDTSKQHLYDAVSALRATAVQPSAEDRSDWSGKSAELERVAHFTAFLDASKYRFDEVERLRQQGKREKATQLLSKFSEEEIDGKFQPLIDVAINAERAKADKAREELEALVKRSRWLAIGSALLAAAFSLTSGLYLMRGLRKPLEALMAGTNEIASGNLRYRLALDSGDEFAYLAKHFNQMAQELERQQEKLRKGRSVLERRVAERTQELRQLNEELQRLDNARREFFADISHELRTPITVIRGEAEVTLRGRERDPEEYQDALHRIVELSEQLGKYVNDLLFMARAETTMMQFEWDGLDFAELIGGAIEDFKVMAEENALSVSLRLPDHPVWVRGDKQRLRQVLFILGDNACRYSNPDGHIAAMLVVENGEAVFSLSDQGIGIPAGDLERIFDRHFRSENALHSRDDGTGLGLPMAKSILKAHGGRISVSSTESAGSTFTIALPLSKQSTG from the coding sequence ATGTTTCGCCGCCGCCTGACGCTGGTCATCGCCATCTCGTTCGGCTTCGTGCTAACCATGGGCGGCACGATGTTCTGGGAAACGAATCAGGTCGCCGGTTATTTCCAACGCAGCCAACGCGCTTACGAGGCCTTCGACCATTATCAGCGCCTGTCGCTGGAAGCTTACCGGCATTTTAAAGAACGGCTGGACCGGTTGATAACCGACAGCCCGGCCGCCCAAGCCGGCGTCGACACCTCCAAGCAACACCTTTACGACGCGGTTTCCGCGTTACGCGCGACGGCGGTCCAACCCTCGGCGGAGGACCGATCAGATTGGTCCGGCAAATCCGCGGAACTGGAGCGCGTCGCCCATTTCACCGCCTTCTTGGACGCCAGCAAATACCGTTTCGACGAAGTCGAGCGCTTGCGCCAACAAGGTAAGCGCGAAAAAGCCACCCAGTTGCTGTCCAAATTTTCGGAAGAGGAAATCGACGGCAAATTTCAACCCTTGATCGACGTCGCGATCAATGCGGAGCGTGCCAAGGCCGACAAGGCCCGCGAGGAATTGGAAGCGCTGGTCAAGCGTTCGCGCTGGCTGGCGATCGGCAGCGCCCTACTGGCCGCGGCCTTTAGCCTGACGTCCGGCCTTTACTTGATGCGCGGTTTGCGTAAGCCGTTGGAAGCCTTGATGGCCGGCACCAACGAAATTGCCTCCGGGAATCTGCGCTATCGGCTGGCGCTGGACAGCGGCGACGAATTTGCCTACCTGGCCAAGCATTTCAACCAAATGGCCCAGGAACTCGAACGCCAGCAGGAAAAATTGCGCAAGGGCCGATCCGTGCTGGAACGCCGCGTCGCCGAACGAACCCAAGAGTTGCGCCAGCTCAACGAAGAACTGCAAAGGCTGGACAACGCCCGCCGCGAATTTTTCGCCGACATCTCCCACGAATTGCGCACGCCGATCACGGTAATCCGCGGCGAGGCCGAAGTCACGCTGCGCGGCCGCGAACGCGATCCCGAAGAGTATCAAGACGCCCTGCACCGCATCGTCGAACTGTCCGAACAACTGGGTAAATACGTCAACGATTTGCTATTCATGGCGCGCGCCGAAACCACGATGATGCAGTTCGAATGGGATGGACTGGACTTCGCCGAATTGATTGGCGGCGCCATCGAAGATTTTAAAGTCATGGCCGAGGAAAACGCCTTGTCGGTATCCCTGCGCCTGCCCGATCACCCGGTCTGGGTGCGCGGCGACAAACAACGCCTGCGTCAGGTGTTGTTCATCCTCGGCGACAACGCCTGCCGCTATTCCAATCCCGACGGCCATATCGCCGCCATGCTAGTGGTCGAAAACGGCGAAGCGGTGTTTAGTCTCAGCGACCAAGGCATCGGCATTCCGGCCGGCGACCTCGAGCGCATCTTCGACCGCCACTTTCGTAGCGAAAACGCGTTACACTCCCGCGACGACGGCACCGGCCTAGGCCTGCCGATGGCGAAGTCGATATTGAAGGCCCACGGCGGGCGGATCTCGGTCAGCAGTACCGAGAGCGCCGGTTCGACGTTTACGATCGCTCTTCCCTTGTCCAAGCAATCCACTGGCTAG
- a CDS encoding PEP-CTERM/exosortase system-associated acyltransferase: MVFQQHTFDSCFEVVLADTPESQRIHYNLRYQVYCDEMGYEDKSRFPDKMEYDEWDHHSVHFLVRDKLSKQWLGGLRLVYPQCFEFPFEHKCNDVAPISEEQYLQAVEISRLCVIKQARRVAQPGSEDLGGNVTMLRAYRQQSKSLMWGLYRAAVLYCARNGVKHWFILVSPSLAHAVKKEGFQMTQAGNPCEFRGQRIPYILDVDQILANPFWLTDYRNEYLRFSQLDRVAPAALKATASGRSQFGSVR, encoded by the coding sequence TTGGTTTTCCAGCAGCACACCTTCGATAGTTGTTTCGAGGTCGTTTTGGCAGATACCCCCGAGAGCCAGCGTATTCATTACAATCTGAGGTACCAAGTCTATTGCGACGAAATGGGCTACGAAGACAAATCGCGTTTTCCGGACAAAATGGAGTACGACGAATGGGACCATCATTCGGTGCATTTTTTGGTGCGCGATAAACTCTCCAAGCAATGGTTGGGCGGATTGCGTTTGGTATACCCGCAGTGCTTCGAGTTTCCGTTCGAGCACAAATGCAACGATGTCGCGCCGATTTCGGAAGAGCAATATCTGCAGGCGGTGGAGATCTCCCGCTTATGCGTGATCAAGCAGGCCCGTCGCGTGGCTCAGCCGGGCAGCGAGGATTTGGGCGGCAACGTCACGATGTTGCGGGCTTACCGTCAACAGAGTAAAAGCCTGATGTGGGGTTTGTACCGGGCGGCCGTGCTGTATTGCGCCCGTAACGGCGTCAAGCATTGGTTTATTCTGGTGTCGCCATCCTTGGCTCACGCGGTAAAAAAAGAAGGCTTCCAGATGACGCAAGCCGGCAATCCTTGTGAGTTCCGCGGCCAGCGCATACCTTATATACTGGACGTCGATCAAATTCTGGCGAATCCGTTCTGGCTGACCGATTACCGAAACGAATATCTGCGGTTTTCCCAACTCGACCGCGTCGCGCCGGCGGCGCTCAAAGCGACGGCGTCAGGTCGCTCGCAGTTCGGATCAGTTCGCTGA
- a CDS encoding ankyrin repeat domain-containing protein: protein MNSKLIRLAGIALALVADPLPAADIYELSREGNLAGIAEYVQRGGAVNTINADGYPPLILAAYHGHLPAVQALHAAGADACAEDTKGNDALMGVAFKGDLETARWLVESAGCNVNHRNRLGQTALMLTALFDRETIAELLLRHGADPELRDALGNSAASLARSQGQDRFVAKLRPLASLR, encoded by the coding sequence ATGAATTCTAAACTCATTCGTTTAGCCGGCATCGCGCTGGCCCTGGTCGCTGACCCCTTGCCGGCGGCGGACATCTACGAATTGTCTCGCGAAGGTAATCTGGCCGGAATTGCCGAGTACGTACAGCGCGGCGGCGCGGTGAATACGATCAACGCAGACGGCTATCCGCCATTGATTTTGGCCGCTTACCACGGCCATCTACCGGCCGTGCAAGCGCTGCACGCGGCCGGCGCCGACGCTTGCGCCGAAGATACCAAGGGTAACGATGCCTTGATGGGCGTCGCATTCAAGGGAGACCTCGAGACCGCGCGCTGGCTGGTTGAAAGCGCCGGTTGCAACGTCAATCACCGTAATCGGCTCGGCCAGACCGCGTTGATGCTGACCGCGCTATTCGACCGCGAGACCATCGCCGAACTGCTGCTGCGACACGGTGCCGATCCCGAGCTGCGCGACGCGTTGGGCAACAGCGCAGCCAGCCTGGCGCGGAGCCAGGGCCAGGACCGGTTCGTGGCGAAATTGCGGCCGCTCGCGAGCTTGCGTTGA
- a CDS encoding ribonucleotide-diphosphate reductase subunit beta: MKAGLAFDDWDLPTAPPNSESSEAGGRSDGGRADAALPPIQTEQKRVVNGQADINQLAPFKYPWAWSFFLNANRNHWTPLEISMARDVHDYQHKLTPAERHVFENVLAYLTTSDILAMRNIGLAVMEKMTAPELQIYQARQVYEEALHTWTYQHCIETLGLDQREIYNRYRVVPEIQAKIALANRRLHGVLQSGRPLTDRDALHEFAMAYLFFAAVFEGCWFYNGFSPVFALQRRGLMTGAAEQLQYIMRDEVLHCAFGIRVVRQLLDEENLVLDADALRRMWDEAEAAEADYAGYLLREPILGYNAGLHIEQFRFVANRRTRQLGLIEPFPGAKNVLPWLDEQANLRKEKNFFETRVTEYQSGGALAWD, translated from the coding sequence ATGAAGGCCGGCTTAGCATTCGACGATTGGGATTTGCCAACCGCGCCGCCGAACTCGGAAAGTTCCGAGGCCGGCGGCCGGAGCGATGGAGGTCGGGCCGATGCGGCCTTGCCGCCGATCCAGACCGAGCAAAAGCGGGTGGTCAACGGCCAGGCCGACATCAACCAATTGGCGCCGTTCAAGTACCCGTGGGCCTGGTCGTTTTTCCTGAATGCCAACCGCAACCATTGGACGCCGTTGGAAATCTCGATGGCGCGGGACGTACACGATTACCAGCACAAACTGACGCCGGCCGAGCGCCATGTGTTCGAGAACGTGCTGGCTTACTTAACCACTTCCGACATTCTGGCGATGCGCAACATCGGCCTGGCGGTGATGGAAAAAATGACCGCACCGGAATTGCAAATCTACCAGGCCCGGCAAGTTTACGAGGAAGCGCTGCACACTTGGACCTACCAGCATTGCATCGAAACCCTGGGGCTGGACCAGCGCGAAATCTATAACCGCTACCGGGTGGTGCCGGAAATTCAGGCCAAGATCGCGCTGGCCAACCGCCGCTTGCACGGCGTGCTGCAATCCGGCCGGCCGTTGACCGACCGCGACGCGCTGCACGAATTTGCGATGGCTTATCTGTTTTTCGCCGCCGTGTTCGAGGGCTGCTGGTTTTACAACGGCTTCAGCCCGGTGTTTGCGTTGCAGCGGCGCGGCCTGATGACCGGCGCCGCCGAGCAACTCCAGTACATCATGCGCGACGAAGTGCTGCATTGCGCGTTCGGCATTCGCGTGGTGCGGCAATTATTGGATGAAGAGAACCTGGTCCTCGACGCCGATGCGCTCCGCCGAATGTGGGACGAAGCCGAAGCGGCGGAAGCAGATTACGCCGGCTACCTGCTACGCGAACCGATCCTGGGCTACAACGCCGGCTTGCATATCGAGCAATTCCGCTTTGTCGCCAATCGTCGCACCCGGCAGCTTGGCCTCATCGAGCCTTTCCCCGGCGCCAAAAACGTCTTACCGTGGCTGGACGAACAGGCCAATCTACGCAAGGAGAAAAACTTTTTCGAAACTCGCGTCACCGAATACCAGAGCGGCGGCGCGTTGGCGTGGGACTGA
- a CDS encoding HAMP domain-containing sensor histidine kinase translates to MNFKKLISFKALTALGFVATAIPLFVAAVHSAATMREASALGRELNTRIFEQTQNIRLVLQKTSDVERKARLFVLLSDPALRQPYERESYEATRTTFKQALNELLKLRVDNRIALLANELAEKEVLIYQQIIGSASEDDIKLPLDEAFQSLRESAATLSRDFETYVDQRFRQLNRQSAALERDVMIKGGLLAAISVLLVIGLVYVQMRAIRQLERAVRGLSGGLAEPILLDGLEDWRQLGNRLEWLRNRLHELEYAKHQTMAGMTRQIATPLAALKTGLHSVGRGGDPSNLHDAVADLQALYDDCLRQLNDSQFSQEPEEKDLIDLENLIDEVVSGLRAKLRAKSLHLKKQTQAAVISGVADQLHLIVEQLLLLAWAHAPEDSEITLRLRLQDTELELEIEDEGPAINPALRSAILEPFFRFPAGSFGDLAELNLETVKTYIANHQGKLAWVDGEPGLHGNRFRLSLPMLD, encoded by the coding sequence ATGAACTTTAAAAAACTGATTTCTTTCAAGGCCCTGACCGCGCTGGGCTTCGTCGCGACCGCAATCCCGCTGTTCGTTGCCGCTGTTCATTCGGCGGCCACGATGCGCGAGGCCTCGGCATTGGGCAGAGAATTGAATACCCGAATATTCGAGCAAACCCAAAACATTCGGCTGGTGCTGCAAAAGACCTCGGACGTGGAGCGCAAGGCGCGCTTGTTCGTTTTGCTGTCTGATCCGGCGCTGCGCCAACCCTACGAGCGCGAGTCCTACGAAGCCACCCGAACCACGTTTAAGCAAGCGCTGAACGAACTGTTGAAGCTGCGAGTCGACAACCGCATCGCGCTGTTGGCCAACGAATTGGCCGAGAAAGAAGTCTTGATTTACCAACAAATCATCGGTTCGGCCAGCGAAGACGATATCAAGCTTCCGTTGGATGAAGCCTTTCAAAGCTTGCGTGAATCGGCCGCCACCCTGTCCAGGGATTTTGAAACCTACGTGGATCAGCGCTTTCGGCAATTGAACCGCCAATCGGCCGCGCTGGAACGGGATGTCATGATCAAGGGCGGCTTGCTAGCGGCGATTTCCGTCTTGCTGGTGATCGGATTGGTCTATGTGCAAATGCGTGCGATCCGCCAGTTGGAACGCGCGGTACGCGGCCTGAGCGGCGGTCTGGCCGAACCGATACTGTTGGACGGCCTGGAAGATTGGCGACAACTCGGGAATCGCCTGGAATGGTTGAGAAACCGCCTACACGAACTGGAATACGCCAAACATCAAACCATGGCCGGCATGACCCGACAGATCGCCACCCCGTTGGCCGCGTTGAAGACCGGCCTACACTCGGTCGGCCGTGGCGGCGATCCGAGCAACCTGCACGACGCCGTCGCCGACCTGCAAGCACTGTACGACGACTGCCTGCGACAGTTGAACGACAGTCAATTCAGCCAGGAACCGGAAGAAAAAGACTTGATCGATCTGGAAAATTTGATAGACGAAGTGGTCAGCGGACTGCGCGCCAAGTTACGCGCCAAGTCGCTGCATTTGAAGAAACAGACCCAAGCGGCGGTGATTTCCGGGGTTGCCGACCAATTGCATCTGATCGTCGAACAGCTATTGCTGCTGGCTTGGGCTCATGCGCCGGAAGACAGCGAAATCACGTTGCGCTTACGTCTCCAGGATACCGAATTGGAGCTGGAAATCGAAGACGAAGGCCCCGCCATCAATCCGGCGCTACGCAGCGCGATCCTGGAGCCGTTTTTCCGGTTTCCGGCCGGCTCTTTCGGCGATTTGGCCGAACTGAACCTGGAAACCGTCAAAACCTACATCGCCAACCACCAAGGTAAATTGGCTTGGGTGGACGGCGAACCCGGCCTACACGGCAACCGCTTTCGACTATCGCTACCGATGCTCGACTAG
- the vapB gene encoding type II toxin-antitoxin system VapB family antitoxin yields MTTSTVFTNNRSQAVRLPADMRFPDSVKKVEVRAVGQERMIAPADAAWDSFFLDGPSVSDDFLNERPGQQQGERESF; encoded by the coding sequence ATGACGACCAGTACCGTATTTACCAACAACCGCAGTCAGGCCGTGCGCCTGCCCGCCGACATGCGCTTTCCCGACAGCGTCAAAAAAGTTGAGGTTCGTGCCGTCGGGCAGGAGCGCATGATTGCCCCGGCGGACGCGGCCTGGGACAGTTTTTTTCTCGACGGTCCCAGCGTCAGCGACGATTTTCTAAACGAACGCCCTGGCCAGCAGCAAGGCGAGCGCGAGAGTTTTTAA
- a CDS encoding SoxR reducing system RseC family protein: protein MIEEQAVVTRVGLDGRPWIKSLQTSACGACLQKQSCGTATLAKVLPKREFAVDSELALQAGDRVVVAIDDSHLVLTSLLLYLLPLLLMFGGLGLAQWLIPATLIDVWLPEIALSTLLLGFWLIHRAQNLLLLQLCFRPQIIRKLAAEA from the coding sequence ATGATCGAAGAACAGGCTGTGGTGACCCGAGTCGGCCTTGATGGACGGCCTTGGATCAAAAGCCTGCAAACCAGTGCCTGCGGCGCTTGTCTGCAAAAGCAGTCGTGCGGTACCGCAACGCTGGCAAAAGTGTTACCCAAGCGTGAATTCGCCGTCGATTCCGAACTGGCCCTGCAAGCCGGAGATCGGGTCGTCGTCGCGATCGATGACAGTCATTTGGTGTTGACTTCGCTGTTACTGTATTTGCTACCGCTATTGCTGATGTTCGGGGGGCTAGGGCTGGCGCAATGGCTAATACCGGCCACGCTGATCGATGTTTGGTTACCGGAAATTGCCCTGTCCACGCTCTTGCTTGGTTTCTGGCTGATACACCGCGCGCAAAATCTGTTGTTGCTGCAACTCTGTTTTCGACCTCAAATTATCCGCAAATTGGCGGCCGAAGCCTGA
- a CDS encoding ribonucleoside-diphosphate reductase subunit alpha, whose amino-acid sequence MDTATARPITNTSGTEAVHHSPLPARDSGLEVIRRDSSVVAFRPEKIAVAITKAFLAIEGQHGVNSARIREQVTGLTANVVEALARRLPGGGTVPIEDIQDQVELALMRSGAHDVARAYVLYREKHAEQRAARQAGDKPAPALHVDDDGQRLPLDSAGFIAMCREACAGLSDVDAETVWTQTLPNLYDGMPLAAVRQALVLAARTLIEAEPDYGKVAARLLLSNLRLEVLGMAAMSKHYPADFAAFIAAGIAAELLDPRLAEFDLEKLGQALLAERDLQFDYLGLQTLYDRYFLHVDGRRIELPQWFFMRVAMGLALNEIDREAWAIEFYRLLSSFDFMCSTPTLFNSGTRHPQLSSCYLTTVSDDLDGIYQAIKENALLQKYAGGLGNDWTPVRALGSRIKGTNGHSQGVIPFLKVVNDTAVAVNQGGKRKGAVCAYLENWHLDFEEFLELRKNTGDDRRRCHDMNTAAWVSDLFMQRVRNNGDWTLFSPVDTPDLHELYGSAFAEAYRAYEAKTERGEIKLFKRIGAVQLWRKMLTVLFETGQPWLTFKDACNLRSPQQHAGVIHSSNLCTEITLNTSVDETAVCNLGSVNLPAHLVERGGVWQLDNDKLRRTVATAMRMLDNVIDINYYATAKARNANLRHRPVGLGMMGFADCLQRMGLGYASPEALIFADRSAEMLCYHAYQASADLAEQRGRYSSFGGSLWQQGLLPPDTLDRLSETRGDLGVPAGGVMDWQALRERIGQVGMRNSNCIAIAPTATIANIVGVSATIEPIYQNLYVKSNLSGEFTVVNAALVRELKALGLWDAVMVADLKYFDGSLAAIERVPADLKARFATAFEIDPEWLIEAAARRQKWIDQSQSLNLYVAAPTGSKLDRLYRLAWQRGLKTTYYLRGLGATAMEKAGGTSDYGSYASRGNPVEDAPEAGTAERLELHSHAERGNDIKVCSIADQDCEACQ is encoded by the coding sequence ATGGACACCGCCACCGCCCGACCTATCACCAACACCTCCGGCACCGAAGCCGTTCATCACAGCCCACTACCCGCGCGCGATAGCGGCTTGGAAGTCATCCGCCGCGATAGCTCCGTGGTCGCCTTTCGGCCGGAAAAAATCGCCGTTGCCATCACCAAGGCCTTTTTGGCGATCGAAGGCCAACACGGCGTCAATTCGGCGCGGATTCGCGAGCAAGTGACCGGGTTGACCGCCAACGTCGTCGAAGCACTAGCCCGGCGTTTGCCCGGCGGCGGCACCGTGCCTATCGAGGATATTCAGGACCAGGTGGAATTGGCTTTGATGCGTTCAGGCGCCCACGACGTAGCCCGCGCCTACGTACTGTACCGGGAGAAACACGCCGAGCAACGCGCTGCCCGGCAAGCCGGCGACAAACCCGCTCCCGCTTTGCACGTGGACGACGACGGCCAACGCCTGCCCTTGGACAGCGCCGGGTTCATCGCCATGTGCCGCGAGGCCTGCGCCGGACTGAGCGATGTCGATGCCGAGACGGTCTGGACGCAAACCCTGCCCAATCTGTACGACGGCATGCCGCTGGCGGCTGTGCGTCAGGCCCTGGTGCTGGCCGCGCGGACCTTGATCGAAGCCGAACCCGATTACGGCAAGGTCGCCGCGCGCTTGTTATTGAGCAATCTGCGCCTGGAAGTACTGGGCATGGCGGCGATGAGCAAACATTACCCCGCCGATTTCGCGGCATTTATTGCGGCCGGCATCGCCGCCGAATTGCTGGACCCGCGTCTGGCCGAATTCGACTTGGAAAAGCTGGGTCAGGCTCTACTGGCCGAGCGCGATCTGCAATTCGACTATCTGGGCTTGCAAACCCTGTACGACCGCTATTTCCTGCACGTCGACGGCCGCCGCATCGAATTGCCGCAGTGGTTTTTCATGCGGGTGGCGATGGGCTTGGCGCTAAACGAAATCGACCGCGAGGCGTGGGCGATCGAGTTTTACCGTCTACTGTCCAGCTTCGATTTCATGTGCTCGACGCCGACCTTGTTCAACAGCGGCACCCGCCACCCGCAACTGTCGTCGTGCTATCTGACCACGGTCTCCGACGACTTGGACGGCATCTATCAAGCCATCAAGGAAAACGCCCTACTGCAAAAATACGCCGGCGGCCTGGGCAACGACTGGACGCCGGTCCGGGCGCTGGGCAGCCGGATCAAGGGCACCAACGGCCACAGCCAGGGCGTGATTCCGTTTTTGAAAGTGGTCAACGATACCGCCGTCGCGGTCAATCAGGGCGGCAAGCGCAAGGGCGCGGTGTGTGCCTACCTGGAAAACTGGCATCTGGATTTCGAGGAATTTCTGGAGCTGCGCAAAAACACCGGCGATGATCGGCGCCGTTGCCACGACATGAACACCGCCGCCTGGGTATCGGACCTGTTCATGCAGCGGGTAAGAAATAACGGCGACTGGACCTTGTTTTCGCCGGTGGACACGCCGGACTTGCACGAGCTTTACGGCTCGGCCTTCGCCGAAGCTTACCGAGCCTACGAGGCCAAGACCGAGCGCGGCGAGATTAAATTGTTTAAACGCATCGGCGCGGTACAACTTTGGCGCAAGATGCTGACCGTGCTGTTCGAAACCGGCCAGCCGTGGCTTACCTTCAAGGACGCCTGCAATCTGCGTTCGCCGCAGCAACACGCCGGGGTCATTCATAGCTCCAATCTGTGCACCGAAATCACGCTGAATACCTCGGTCGACGAAACCGCCGTTTGCAACTTGGGTTCGGTGAATCTGCCGGCGCATTTGGTGGAACGCGGCGGCGTCTGGCAATTGGACAACGACAAGCTGCGCCGCACCGTCGCCACCGCGATGCGGATGCTGGACAACGTCATCGACATCAACTATTACGCGACGGCCAAGGCCCGTAACGCCAACCTGCGCCACCGTCCGGTTGGGCTGGGCATGATGGGCTTCGCCGATTGTCTGCAGCGCATGGGGCTCGGTTACGCCAGCCCGGAAGCACTGATATTCGCCGACCGCTCGGCGGAAATGCTGTGCTATCACGCCTACCAAGCGTCGGCGGATTTGGCCGAGCAACGCGGCCGCTACAGCAGTTTTGGCGGCAGCTTGTGGCAACAAGGTTTGTTGCCGCCGGATACGCTGGACCGCTTAAGCGAAACGCGCGGCGACTTGGGCGTGCCGGCCGGTGGGGTCATGGATTGGCAAGCCTTGCGCGAGCGCATCGGCCAAGTCGGCATGCGTAATTCCAACTGCATCGCGATTGCGCCGACCGCGACCATTGCCAACATTGTCGGCGTGTCGGCGACCATCGAGCCGATTTATCAAAATCTGTACGTCAAATCCAATCTGTCCGGCGAATTCACCGTGGTCAACGCCGCACTGGTCCGCGAGTTGAAGGCGCTGGGTTTGTGGGACGCGGTGATGGTCGCCGACTTGAAATACTTCGACGGCTCGCTGGCCGCCATCGAACGGGTGCCGGCCGACCTCAAGGCGCGTTTTGCCACCGCGTTCGAAATCGACCCGGAATGGCTGATCGAAGCCGCCGCCCGCCGCCAGAAGTGGATAGACCAGTCGCAGTCGCTGAATTTGTACGTCGCCGCGCCGACCGGCAGTAAACTGGACCGTTTGTACCGGCTAGCCTGGCAACGCGGCTTGAAGACCACTTACTATTTGCGCGGATTGGGGGCGACGGCGATGGAAAAAGCCGGCGGCACTAGCGATTACGGTTCCTATGCTTCGCGTGGAAACCCGGTGGAGGACGCTCCAGAGGCGGGAACCGCAGAGCGGTTAGAACTGCATTCCCACGCTGAGCGTGGGAACGATATAAAAGTCTGCTCGATCGCCGACCAGGATTGCGAGGCCTGCCAATGA